Genomic segment of Mycobacterium botniense:
ACGCCACCAGTGATCCCGATACCTTCAAAAAGCTTCGCAACAGTTTCGACCTGATCCTCAACACGGTGTCGGCGAACCTGGATCTCGGCGACTACCTGAAGCTGCTTGACGTCGACGGCACGCTGGTTGAACTGGGCATCCCCGAACACCCCATGCCGGTGCCCGCGTTTGCGCTGGCGCTAATGCGGCGCAGTCTGGCCGGGTCGAATATCGGCGGTATCGCTGAGACCCAGGAAATGCTGGACTTCTGCGCCCAGCACGGCGTAACTCCCGAAATCGAGCTCATAGAGCCCGATTACATCAACGAGGCCTACGAGCGGGTACTGGCCAGCGATGTGCGCTACCGTTTCGTCATCGACACCTCAAGCCTGCGGGCCGCCTGAGACGGGATCGGACCAGCCGCGTGGCTCAGCCGGGCGTGACACCCGCGCCGTCACCGCATTCGGTGCGGCTCGGGTCGACGCCCGCCAACGGCCAGCCCGCAGCAGCGAGTGTGGCCGCCACCCGATTGATGTTCTCCGGGCCGGCGTCGTAATGGGTCATGTCCGAGATGAAGGCGGCGATTTCGTCACGGTCTATCTGACCGTCTGCCAGCGCCGCAGACCCCCCGGCGGTGATGTTGCGCACCACCTCTTTGATCTGCTCCTCGGTCAGCGGTGTGCTGCGTAACAACGCCAGCAAGGGCACCCGATCCGGTCCCGGGACACCGTCGGGATAGCCGGCTTGCAGCCACCGCAATACCGAACGCAGAAACGACGTGGTGGCCACAACGTCTAGTCTGGTGTTAGCAGCGGCGTCGGCGCCACTGTGGCGCCGCACATTTCATGCGATTCATAATCCGTTCACGGCTGTGCCACAGTGAGCGCGCCGAGCAGCCTGTTTAGAAGTCCCAGTCCTCGTCTTCGGTGACGACGGCTTTGCCGATCACATACGACGAACCCGATCCGGAGAAGAAATCGTGGTTTTCGTCGGCGTTAGGCGAGAGCGCCGACAGGATCGCCGGGTTGACGTCGGTCTCGTCCCGGGGAAACAGGGCCTCGTAGCCCAGATTCATCAACGCCTTATTGGCGTTGTAGCGCAAGAACTTCTTGACGTCTTCGGTCAGCCCGACTTCGTCGTAAAGATCCTGGGTGTACTCCACCTCGTTGTCGTAGAGCTCGAAGAGCAGCTCGTAGGTGTAGTCCTTGAGCTCTTGCCGTTTCGCCTCATCGACCAGTGCCAGACCGCGCTGGTATTTGTAACCGATGTAGTAGCCGTGCACAGCCTCATCGCGGATGATTAGCCGAATCATATCGGCGGTGTTGGTCAGTTTGGCGCGGCTCGACCAGTACATCGGCAGGTAGAACCCGGAGTAAAACAGGAAGCTCTCCAGCAGGGTGGAGGCCACTTTGCGCTTGAGCGGTTCGTCGCCGCGGTAGTACTGCATGACGATCGCCGCTTTACGCTGCAAGTTGGGGTTCTCCTCCGACCAGCGGAAGGCGTCATCGATCTCGGCGCTCGAGCACAGCGTGGAGAAAATGTTGCTGTAACTGCGCGCATGCACCGACTCCATGAATGCGATGTTGGTGTACACCGCTTCCTCATGCGGGGTCAGCGCGTCGGGGATCAAACTGACGGCCCCGACCGTGCCCTGGATGGTGTCCAGCAGCGTCAGCCCGGTGAACACCCGCATGGTCAACTGCTGTTCGCTGGCGGTCAGTGTGCCCCACGACGGGATGTCATTAGACACCGGAACCTTCTCCGGCAGCCAGAAGTTCCCGGTCAGCCGGTCCCAGACTTCGGCGTCTTTCTCGTCCTGCAGCCGGTTCCAGTTGATCGCCGAAACCCGGTCGATCAGTTTTGCGTTTTCAGTCACGCGAACCCCACTTCATTGGACGGTTCATTTGGCCACGCTCAGAGTTCACACACTACCCCTGGGGGCCGACAAGCCGGCGCAACACAACACCTAGTGTCGCACGCGTGTCCTCGGCTTGCCGATGACGCTGCGCGCTAACACCGCTCGTCGCCGGTTACTCAGCGACGGCAAGTGCGGCACGGTCGGCTGCCGCACCGGTGCCCACCCCGAAGAACTGGTACTCGCCGAGTTTCAGCGAACGGGTGCCCGCCCAGTATTGCCAGGTGTAGCCACCCCAGAGCACCCGGTTGTTGCCGTGCTCGTCCAGATACCAGCTGCGGCAGCCGCCGGTGTTCCATACCGAGCGGGCCAGTTTGTGTTGGAGCTCGGCATTGAATCGGTCTTGGGCTTCACGGGTCGGCGCCAGCGCCTGCGCGCCGAGCCGGTCGCACACCGCGATGGCCTCGGCGACATAACGGATCTGGGATTCGATCATGAAGACCACCGAGTTGTGTCCGAGTCCGGTGTTGGGCCCGAGCAGGAAGAAGAGGTTGGGTACGTCAGCGACGGTGATCCCGCGATGAGCGGCCAGTCCCTCCCGATTCCAGCGGTCAACCAGGTCTTCACCGTGCATCCCCTTGATCTGTACATAGGTGAAGGAGTCGGTGACGTGGAAGCCGGTGGCGAACACGATCACATCCACGCGACGCTCGGTACCGTCGGCCGTCACGATGCCGTCGGGTGTGATCCGGGTGATGCGGTCGGTGATCAGCTCGGTCTTGGGATCCGCGACAGCCCGATAGTAGGTCGACGAGTTCAGGATGCGCTTGCACCCGATCCGGTAGCGGGGAGTGAGCTTGCGGCGCAGCTCGGGGTCTTTCACCGATCGGCGGATATTCCATTTGGCCAGGGCTTCGATGATTTTGAGCGTCGCGGGCCGTTTGGTCATGCCGTAAGCCAACGCCTCCTGGCCCCAGTAGATGGCCGTCCGCAACGCCAGCGCCAGACCGGGGATGTTCGTCAGGGCGCGGCGCAGCCTTTCCGGCAGTTCCTCGTTAGTCCGCGGCACCACCCACGCCGGTGTGCGCTGGTAAAGCTGCAGTTGGCCGACCCGGTCGATGATCTCGGGCACGATCTGAATGGCACTGGCACCGGTGCCGATCACCGCGACTCGTTTACCGGTCAGATCGACGCTGTGATCCCATTGCGCGGAATGAAAAGCGGCGCCGCGGAACTCGTCACGGCCTTCGATGTCAGGTATGGACGGGATATGCAGCGCGCCGGCCCCCGAGATGAGGAACTGGGCAACGTATTCCCGGCCGTCGACGGTGAACACGTGCCAGCGGTACTCCTCATCGTCCCAATGCCCGCGGTCGACGAGGGAGTTGAACACGATGTATCGGCGCAGCCCGTATTTGTCGGTGACCCCCTTGAGGTAGTCCCAGATCTCGTCCTGATACGAAAACAGGTGTTTCCAGTCCGGCTTGGGTTCGAACGAGAACGAATAGAGGTGCGACGGGATGTCGCATGCGCAACCCGGGTAGCTGTTGTCACGCCACGTGCCACCGACCTCATCAGCCTTCTCCAGGATGAGGAAGTCCACTCCCTGGCGCTGCAGCGCAATCGCCATACCCAGCCCGGAGAACCCGGTGCCGATGATGAGCGCGCGGGTGTGCACAGGTGCCCGTCGGGTCGCTCGGTCAGCGGCCAGCTCGGCTACGGTCATCGCAATGGGTCCTTCCTGGGAACGCCGGTACCGGGTACTTCGGCACGTCCAGTCTGTCGGCTCCTGCGGGGACTGTCAATGTCGCTGGTCGGTGTAGCGCGGCTGTCAGCAGAACCGTCGACTTGCGGTGCGTGGGCGGCGCCTGGAGGCGGTGCGCACCGGGGCCGTGCCTGGGCGCGATACGGCCGGCGCCGCTCAGGGACCGCCGGTGGACTGGCCGGCGGCTAGCCCGCCGCAGTCTTGCGCGGCACAGCGCTGTGCAGGGGAAGGTCAGGATCGTACTGAATACCCAGCACGTCGGCGGTGCCGTCGATGACGCCCATCATGATGGTCGTCAGATGCGCGATGAACTGGTCGCGGGGCATCCGACGCGGGCTGTCAGGTTTAGGCCCGAGCCACCAGTCCGTGGCCGACGCCGCCGAACCGAAAGCGGCGAACGCGGCAAGTTCGATCGCGGCGCGATCCAGCTCCATCTCCCGCAGCTCGTTGTTGAACATTTCCGCCATCGCCAGTGTGATCTCGCGCCCCTCGTTCAAGGTCCGCACCGTCGCCTCGGACTGCTCCGGAAAACGGCCCTGGATGAAGAACCGCAGCACATTGGGATGCTGGTCGACCAGGCTGACATACTCTTCGACACTGCGCCGAATGATCTCGCGAACCGAATTGGTGGCGAAGTCAACTGAGGGGAAGATCGCCGCCCACAGCATGTCACGGAGGCGCTCACCGATCGCCTGGAACAGATCGGATTTGTCGTTGAAGTGGCGGTAGATCTTGGGTTTGGCGGTGCCAGCCTCTTCGGCGATCTCTCGGACACTCAGCGCGGGGCCCAGCCGGTCGATAGCCCGGAAGGCGGCCTGGACGATCTCGCCGCGTACTTTCTTACGGTGCTCGCGCCAGCGTTCGCTGCGCGCATCGACCTTTCGCCCGGGGTCCGCGCCGGGCCTGGCTCTGGCCGGCCTGGGTCTGGCAACTTTGCGCACGTCAAGCACCTTACCGCGTCAGGGCCACTGACCAGGCCAGACCCGGCGTGCCAGATTCCGGTGCCCGACCGTCGTATGCCGCGGTGGTCCGCACGGTCCAGGCGACGTCGGCGCTTTCGCCCGGCGTGAATCCCGCGACGCGACACGCCGCAAAGCCGTCGCCAGATTCACAGTGGGCCGATCTGGGTGGCCGATGGTTCGCGCATCGCTTACAGCGCGCAGGACACGCAGCCTTCGACCTCGGTGCCTTCCAGCGCCATCTGCCGCAGCCGGATGTAGTACAGCGTTTTGATCCCCTTGCGCCAGGCGTAGATCTGCGCCTTGTTCACGTCGCGCGTGGTCGCGGTGTCCTTGAAGAACAACGTCAGTGAAAGCCCCTGGTCGACGTGCTGGGTGGCCGCGGCATAGGTGTCGATGATCTTCTCGTAGCCGATCTCGTAGGCGTCCTGGAAGTACTCCAGGTTGTCGTTGGTCATATACGGTGCCGGATAGTAGACCCGGCCGATTTTGCCTTCTTTACGGATCTCGATCTTCGACACGATCGGGTGGATCGAGCTGGTGGAGTGGTTAATGTAGGAGATCGACCCGGTCGGCGGCACCGCCTGCAGATTCTGGTTGTAGATACCATGCTTTTGCACCGACGCCTTCAGCTCACGCCAATCGTCCTGGGTCGGGACGTGGATGCCGGCATCGGCGAACAGCTTTCGCACCTTGGGTGTTTTGGGTTCCCACACCTGATCGGTGTATTTGTCGAAAAACTCCCCTGTCGCGTACTTGGACCGCTCGAAACCCGTGAAATGCGTGCCGCGTTCGATGGCGATTTTGTTCGACGCGCGCAGCGCGTAGTAGCACACCGTGTAGAAATAGATATTGGTGAAGTCGATCGCCTCTTCGGAGCCGTAGAAGATGCGCTCCCGGGCCAGATAACCATGCAGGTTCATCTGCCCCAACCCGATCGCATGGGCCTCGCTGTTACCCTTCTCGATCGAGGGTACCGACCAGATGTGGGTTTGGTCCGATACAGCCGTCAACGCGCGGACCGCCACCTCGATGGTCTGTGCGAAATCGGGTGAATCCATCGTCTTGGCAATGTTCAGCGATCCCAGGTTGCACGAAATATCTTTGCCCACTTTCGCATACGACAGATCGGCGTTGAACTGCGACGGGGTTGACACCTGCAGGATCTCCGAGCACAGGTTGGAGTGGGTGATCTTACCTGCGATCGGGTTGGCGCGATTTACCGTGTCCTCGAACATGATGTAGGGGTAGCCGGACTCGAACTGCAGCTCGGCGAGCGTCTGGAAGAACTCGCGGGCCTTGATCTTGCTCTTGCGGATGCGCGGATTGTCCAGCATCTCGTAGTACTTTTCGGTCACTGAGATATCAGCGAACGGCACCCCGTAGACCCGTTCGACGTCGTACGGCGAGAACAAATACATGTCATCGTTGCGCTTAGCCAGTTCGAAGGTGATGTCGGGGATGACCACGCCCAGGCTCAACGTCTTGATCCGGATCTTCTCGTCGGCGTTCTCCCGTTTGGTATCCAGGAACCGGTAGATGTCGGGGTGATGCGCGTGCAGGTACACCGCACCGGCGCCTTGACGAGCCCCGAGCTGGTTGGCGTAAGAGAACGAGTCCTCGAGCAGTTTCATGATGGGGATGACGCCCGAACTCTGGTTTTCGATGTTTTTGATCGGCGCACCGTGTTCACGAATGTTGCTCAGCAGCAGGGCAACTCCCCCGCCACGCTTGGAGAGCTGCAGCGCGGAGTTGATGGCCCGGCCGATTGACTCCATGTTGTCCTCGATGCGCAACAGAAAGCAGCTCACCGGTTCACCGCGCTGTTTCTTGCCGGAGTTGAGAAACGTCGGGGTCGCCGGCTGGAAGCGCCCGTCGATGATCTCGTCGACGAGTTTCTCGGCCAGCTCGGTGTCACCGTCGGCCAAAGTGAGCGCGACCATGCACACCCGGTCCTCGAACCGCTCCAGATAGCGTTTCCCGTCGAACGTTTTCAGGGTGTAGGACGTGTAGTACTTGAAAGCGCCCAAAAACGTCGGGAACCGGAACTTCTTGGCGTAGGCGCGGTCGAACAGGGACTTGACGAAGGCGCGCGAGTACTTCTCGAGCACCTCAGGCTCGTAGTAGTTCTGCTGGACAAGGTAATCGAGCTTCTCATCCAGGTCGTGGAAGAACACCGTGTTCTGGTTGACATGCTGGCGGAAAAATTGGTGTGCCGCCTGGATGTCCTTGTCGAACTGAATTTTGCCGTCCGGGCCGTACAAATTCAGCATGGCATTCAGCGCGTGGTAGTCGGTCTCCTCATGCGCCGAAGCACGTCCGGTGGACGTTACCGGCTCTGCAGCTGTGGCAGTCGGTGGCACGTTTCATCCTTCCAGAAGTCAGCCAGACCGGCGCGGACGGCTTGCACGTCCTCGTCGGTTCCCATCAGTTCGAAGCGGTAAAGATATGGAACGCCGCATTTGCGGGAGATCACCTCGCCGGCGTAGCAGTACTCCGCACCGAAGTTGGTGTTGCCTGCCGCGATCACGCCCCGCAACAGCGCTCGGTTACGTTCGTTGTTCAAAAAGGCGATCACCTGCTTGGGCACGTAACCCCCGGCATTGAGGTCCGGGCTGGCGCGCCCACCGCCGTAGGTCGGCAATACCAGCACATAGGGCTGGTCGACCTCGATGCGGCCGTGCAGCGGTATCCGCGTGGCGGGGATGCCCAGCTTCTGCACGAAGCGGTGGGTGTTCTCCGACACGCTGGAGAAATACACCAGGCTGCGCGACTGCACGATGCACCTCCTGTTCCGGGCCGCCTATGCGCTCAGCGCGGCGCCCGCGAGCGCCTTGATGCGGTCGGGCCGAAAGCCTGACCAGTGCTCATTTCCCGCGACCACGACAGGGGCCTGGAGATAGCCCAGTGCCATGACATAGTCACGCGCCTCGGGATCGAGCGTGATATCGACCGTCTCGTAGGCGATGCCCTGTTTGTCCAGTGCCTTGTACGTCGCGTTGCATTGCACGCAGGCGGGCTTGGTGTAGACGGTGACGCTCATCGGCTCGACAACTCCTCTGCACACTACGTGGAGAACTGGGCACGGGCTGGCAACTAGTCGGGTATTGCTGCTGTACTGTCGGCCGGCCGGCCGCCAAGACGCCGGATCCCCGTCGTCCGCTGCCATGTCCACGGACATGGTGATCCCGGACTCCGGGAATCTCGCCGAGCCGGACTCAGCTCGGCGTACCTGGCGCCTACCGGCGTTCAAAACACTACACCTAGTGGGTGACAATAAGAAGAGGTACAAGATATTCGGAACAACATTCATGAAATTCCCTGGTCGTAAGCTACTGCGCGCCCGCGCATCGGCGTGTCGTAGATCACAATTGGACAACGCCGCCCGGTAGGTCCGCGGTCGGCCGGGTTCGACACCGGCCACCCGTGCCACCCCGCCGCGACGTCCGCCCCGACGGCCCGACAGCAAAGCCCTCAGCTCGGGGTGGTACCCACCTCGGCGGCAAGCTTGCGAACCACTTCGCGCACACGGGCCACCAGCCCGGCATCGTCTCGCGGATGCTTACCGTCCAGCGACGCCAGCGGTATCGACAACGTGATCGACTCGATCACTCTGGGCCCGGCGATGCCGAACGACTTGCGGGTTTCCTCGTGCGCCCACACCCCGCCGTACCGGCCCATCGATCCGCCGATGACCGCCAGCGGCTTGTCCTTCAGCGCGCTGTTGCCGAACGGTCGAGACAGCCAGTCGATCGCATTCTTGAGCACACCCGGGATGCTGCCGTTGTACTCCGGCGTCACCACCAGCGCGGCATCGGCGCCGGCCGCCGTGTCGCGCAGGGCGGTCACCGGCGGGGCACGTCCGTGCCATTGTCGATGTCCTCGTTGTACAACGGCAGTTCGCCCAGCCCCTCAAACACGGTGACGGTGACGCCATCGGGTGCGGTGTCCGCCGCCAGCTCGGCGATCTCGCGGTTCAACGAGGCCGCACGCAAGCTCCCCACGAGCGCCACAATGGTGATGCCGGACATCCTCGGATCCCTTCGCCGACCGGTCGCCATCCTCGCACAGCCCGAACCGGATTAGGGTCCGAGCCGGGCCGGTGCCATGGTGGCATCGCTCAAGGAGCAAGAGCGCAACCGTGCGCGGGCCTTCAGATTGCGCCCGCCGCCGTGGGCCCGGGCGCGACCCCGATGTGCAGGCCGACACATCGCTCGCGCTGCTCGACGCCGACCATGTCGACCATCAGCTCCGAGCGCAACCGCACGCTACAGACCCTCGGCGACGCCTGGGAGAGCCTGGCGCGCAAGCTGTGCGGCACATGACCTTCCGTGCGGTCCTGCCCTATCGAGCTGGTCGCCGGGAGTGGACTGCTCTAGCGGGGCGGCGCCGTACCGGGCCGCAGCGCGTGCGTGAAGAACACGTTCACCTGGCGCATCACCAGGCTGTAAGGCCACCACGCCACCCGTTTGAAGGTGTACAGCGCGCGGATATCCGCCGACGTGTAGATCAGGAAACGGTTTTTCCTCACCCCGGCCAGAATCTTGTCGGCTGCTCTCTCCGGCGAGACGGCGTGGCCGCTGAAGCGGTCCACCCAGCGACGCACCCGAGGGTCCTCGCGGTCGACGCCGGCGATCTCGACGGTGTTGACCAGCGGCGTGTTCACCGCGCCCGGCACCACGACCGACACCCCGATGCGATGCCGGGCCAAGTCGAAGCGCAGCACCTCGGAAAGCCCGCGCAACCCGAACTTGCTGGCGCTGTAGGCGGCATGCCAGGGCAGGGCGATCAACCCGGCCGCTGAGGACACGTTGACCAGATGCCCGCCCCGGCCTGCGGCCATCATCGGCGGAAGAAACGTCTCGATGACGTGGATCGGGCCCATCAGGTTGATCGCGACCATCGTGGTCCATTGCTCGTGGGTGAGCTGGTCGACGGTGCCCCAGGCCGAAACACCGGCGATGTTCATCACGATGTCCATGGCCGGATGCCGGGTGTGAATATCCGCACCGAACACCGCGACCTCGCGATAGTCGGCGATATCGAGCGCCCGATACTCGGCCACCCGGGCGCCCAGCGCATCTGCGTCGGCCACGGTCTGCGCCAGACCGTCGGCGTTGCGGTCGGTGAGGTACAGTTCGGCGCCGGCGGCGGCGAGTCGCAAGGCGGTGGCGCGGCCGATGCCGCTGGCGGCGCCGGTGAGCAAACAACGCTTCCCGGCAAAGTACCCGGCGGGATTTCGGCCACGCGTCGAGTGCATGGCGGTGACGATACCGAGGCGACCGCGGCGCGCAGATGTGGGCGGCTAGTTTGCGGGATTGCCGCCCGTGCCCCCCCACAGCGCGGTGAGCCACAACTGTTCAAGCACCCGTATCCCCCGCTGCACATCGCCGTCGGGGCCTACAAATGAGCTGTCCCCGGACAACATCAACGCGGTGGTGGCCGCCAGCGTGCGCACCAGGGCCGGGATATCGTCGCTGATCGGATGTGCGGTGCCGGCGGCGATCTCCTCCTCGACGAGGCCGATAATCCGGTCGATCACCCGGTCGACCTGGTGGTCGAGAATCTCGCGGATCTCGGCGTCGGTATGGCGCGCGGCATGGCACGCCGACATCACCGGGTCGTTGCGCGCGTAGACGGCAGCCGCGCTTCCCACCATCCTTTTGGCGAAGGCCGCGGGTGACTCGTCGGGGCCGCGAGGCGCGAAATATTGTGTCAGTTCCTCGAGTTCGTGGGTCGCTTCGGCCAGAATCTGCGCGAGTACCGCGTATTTGGAGTCGAAGTAGAAGTAAAAACCCGAGCGCGCGACACCGGCGCGGTCGCTGATCGTGCTGACCGAGAGTTGCGAGAACGGTTTTTCCTCCAGTAGCTCGCGCACCGCCTGCAGGATCGCCTGCCGTTGCCGGTCACCGCGCCGGGTCGGGACTGACGCCGCGCGATGCTCCGCGGCGGGCCCGCGCGCGTCCTGCTCGATAGTCACTCCCCGACCTTGCACCACACCATCAGAAAAGGAAACTTGACAGCCGTCAAGTCTACTCGGAGGATGGTCGTCAGTGACGGCTGCCACAGCGGTTTCCGGTATCCGTGATGAGGAGCGTCGATGGCTACGATCAGCACCCCGCGCTATCTACTCGACCAGGCCAAGCGCCGGTTCACGCCGACGCTCAACAACATTCCGGGGATGGGAGCGATCGAGAAACGGCTGCTCGCCCATGAGTGGAAGACGAAGGTGCTGGCCGAACCACCGGCGGGCAGCGGCCTGAAACCTGTGGTGGGCGATTCGGGGCTGCCCATCCTCGGTCACATCATCGAGCTGTTCCGCGAGGGCCCCGACTATCCGCTGTTTCTGTACCGGACCCGCGGTCCGGTGATTTTCGTCGACTCGCCGATCATGCCGTCCATTACCGCCTTGGGACCCGACGCCACACAGGCCGTGTTCACCAACAAGAACAAGGACTTCTCGCAGAAGGGCTGGCACCCGGTGATCGGCCCGTTCTTCAACCGCGGCCTGATGCTGCTGGACTTCGACGAGCACCTTTACCACCGGCGCATCATGCAGGAGGCCTTCACCCGCACCCGGCTGGCCGGATACGTCGAACACATCGACCGGGTCGCCTCCCACGTGGTGGCCAACGACTGGGTCACCAACGACGCACGGTTCCTGTTCTACCCGGCGATGAAGGAGCTCACCCTCGACATCGCGTCACTGGTGTTCATGGGGCATGAGGTGGGTGCCGACAAGGCGTTGGTGGCCACGGTCAACAAGGCATTCACGACGACAACCCGCTCAGGCGGGGCGATCATCCGCTACCCCGTGCCGCCGTTTAAGTGGTGGCGGGGGCTGCGGGCGCGCCGGGTACTCGAAGAGTATTTCACCGAACGCGTCAAGGAACGCCGCCACGCCCAGGGCGCCGACATGCTGACGGTGCTCTGCCACACCGAGGACGAGGACGGGAACAGCTTCTCCGACGAGGACATCGTCAACCACATGATCTTTTTGATGATGGCCGCCCACGACACCTCGACGTCGACGACCACCACCATGGCCTACCACCTGGCCGCCCACCCGGAATGGCAGGAGCGTGCCCGCGACGAATCGGACCGGCTCGGCGACGGCCCGCTGGACATCGAGGCGCTGGAGAAGCTGGAAACGCTCGACCTGGTGATGAACGAGTCGCTGCGGATGGTGACCCCGCTGCCGTTCAATATGCGCCAGACCGTGCGCGACACCGACCTGCTGGGCTACTACGTGCCGGCGGGCACCAATGTGACGATCTGGCCGGGCATGAACCACCGGCTGCCCGAGCTGTGGACCGAGCCGGACAAGTTCGACCCGGAACGCTTCGCCGAGCCGCGAGCCGAACACAAGAAACACCGCTACGCGTTCGCCCCGTTCGGCGGCGGCGCGCACAAGTGCATCGGGATGGTGTTCGGCCAGCTGGAAATCAAGACCGTGATGCACCGGCTGCTGCGCCGGTACCGGCTGGAGCTGCCCCGGCCCGGCTACCGGCCGCGCTGGGACTATGGCGGCATGCCCGTTCCGATCGACGGCATGCCCATCGTGTTGCGCCCACTGTAATTCGCGGCGCACGCAGACGCGCCGCAGGCTACGTCGCCGTCAACAGCCGGTTGGCGCAGGCGATCACCGCACCCAGCGCCGACTGAGTCGTCTCCGTCGACCAGCCCATTGCCCACTCCACCCGCGACCCGTCGGTGCCGCAGATGAAAGTCGCAGTACAGTCGGCCGACCGCATCTGGTGGAACTTGAGCATCTCCACCGCAATACCGCGCTGGTGCAGCATCGCGGTGAGGGCCGCCACCGGGCCACTCGCGGCGACTGTCGCCGTGTTGGAGTGCTCGCCGATCGCGATCACCGCGCGGAAACTGCGCGGTTGCGGACCCAGACGACTAGCGGGTCGCTCGGCGTCGGCGCAGGACCAATACCGCAGCCGCACGGGGCCGCCGGTCCGGCCGTATGTCGCCACGAACGTCTCCCACGGCATCGCGCCGGCCTGCTCACGCAGACCGCGCGGTAACGGCGCGCCGAACCGGTCGGTGAACCATGCGTTGGCGCACCACCGCCGCGATGCAGTGGGGTTGGGGGCTGGTTTCAGCGAGGAAACTGTCATGTGCCGGTCTTCTCTGGTCAGCAGGGGCGACCGACGGGCAGCAGCTTCTGACCCACAGCGGGGGGTCGGTCCGAATCAGACCCCGCTGCGGGTACTGGCTACTACTGCCCGATCGACAAGACAGTGCACGAACGCCGAGATTAGACGCTTCCCCCGCCCCGACGCAACCAGCGTCTTCTCCCGATCGGGGTGTGCTGGCGAGTTTCACCTGCGCGTGACCCCGGCCCGCACCAGGATCGCAGCCCGGCGAAACTGACCGCTCGGCCACACCGGCGCGCAATTGGGTGTACAACGGTGCACGTGGCTGCTCTGGGCGTCAACGCCGCCGGGTCTGGTTCCGGCCGCGGACTCCTGCGGGCGGTGCATGCGCTGGTCTCGCCCGAGCCATCGGCAGGCGCGGTGCGGGTCTGTCGCAGACCACCCGACACGGTGGGTGTGCGGACTCGACGCGCCACGTCGTGCCCGGCGATGCCCGTGGCTAAACGGTTACCAAAGACCACCCCTGCCGATCCTTCCCCACCACGGTGATCAGCCGTGCACGAGCTGTCTTTGTGCCAGGCCATCGCCGCTGTGGTCAAGCCCTACGCCAACGGCCGGCATGTGCAGGTGGTGCGTGTTCGGATCGGCGCTCTTCGCCAGGTGGTTCCCGACTCGTTGTCGTTTTGCTGGACGCTGGTGCGCGACTATGAGGACATGCCCGACGCTGAACTGGAACTGGAATTGGTCAGCGCCGAGGTGAAGTGCCGCGGCTGCGGCCGGCAGTCGACGATCACCTCCCGGTGGTCGCTGCTGTGCCCGTCCTGCCAGAGCGCCGACGTCGAGGTGC
This window contains:
- a CDS encoding SDR family oxidoreductase, which translates into the protein MHSTRGRNPAGYFAGKRCLLTGAASGIGRATALRLAAAGAELYLTDRNADGLAQTVADADALGARVAEYRALDIADYREVAVFGADIHTRHPAMDIVMNIAGVSAWGTVDQLTHEQWTTMVAINLMGPIHVIETFLPPMMAAGRGGHLVNVSSAAGLIALPWHAAYSASKFGLRGLSEVLRFDLARHRIGVSVVVPGAVNTPLVNTVEIAGVDREDPRVRRWVDRFSGHAVSPERAADKILAGVRKNRFLIYTSADIRALYTFKRVAWWPYSLVMRQVNVFFTHALRPGTAPPR
- a CDS encoding cytochrome P450 yields the protein MATISTPRYLLDQAKRRFTPTLNNIPGMGAIEKRLLAHEWKTKVLAEPPAGSGLKPVVGDSGLPILGHIIELFREGPDYPLFLYRTRGPVIFVDSPIMPSITALGPDATQAVFTNKNKDFSQKGWHPVIGPFFNRGLMLLDFDEHLYHRRIMQEAFTRTRLAGYVEHIDRVASHVVANDWVTNDARFLFYPAMKELTLDIASLVFMGHEVGADKALVATVNKAFTTTTRSGGAIIRYPVPPFKWWRGLRARRVLEEYFTERVKERRHAQGADMLTVLCHTEDEDGNSFSDEDIVNHMIFLMMAAHDTSTSTTTTMAYHLAAHPEWQERARDESDRLGDGPLDIEALEKLETLDLVMNESLRMVTPLPFNMRQTVRDTDLLGYYVPAGTNVTIWPGMNHRLPELWTEPDKFDPERFAEPRAEHKKHRYAFAPFGGGAHKCIGMVFGQLEIKTVMHRLLRRYRLELPRPGYRPRWDYGGMPVPIDGMPIVLRPL
- a CDS encoding TetR/AcrR family transcriptional regulator, with product MEQDARGPAAEHRAASVPTRRGDRQRQAILQAVRELLEEKPFSQLSVSTISDRAGVARSGFYFYFDSKYAVLAQILAEATHELEELTQYFAPRGPDESPAAFAKRMVGSAAAVYARNDPVMSACHAARHTDAEIREILDHQVDRVIDRIIGLVEEEIAAGTAHPISDDIPALVRTLAATTALMLSGDSSFVGPDGDVQRGIRVLEQLWLTALWGGTGGNPAN
- a CDS encoding redoxin NrdH encodes the protein MSVTVYTKPACVQCNATYKALDKQGIAYETVDITLDPEARDYVMALGYLQAPVVVAGNEHWSGFRPDRIKALAGAALSA
- a CDS encoding homocitrate synthase codes for the protein MTVSSLKPAPNPTASRRWCANAWFTDRFGAPLPRGLREQAGAMPWETFVATYGRTGGPVRLRYWSCADAERPASRLGPQPRSFRAVIAIGEHSNTATVAASGPVAALTAMLHQRGIAVEMLKFHQMRSADCTATFICGTDGSRVEWAMGWSTETTQSALGAVIACANRLLTAT
- a CDS encoding hydrogenase maturation nickel metallochaperone HypA is translated as MHELSLCQAIAAVVKPYANGRHVQVVRVRIGALRQVVPDSLSFCWTLVRDYEDMPDAELELELVSAEVKCRGCGRQSTITSRWSLLCPSCQSADVEVLHGDEFQVMSLDVS